Proteins co-encoded in one Pseudorhizobium banfieldiae genomic window:
- a CDS encoding acyl-CoA dehydrogenase family protein encodes MQGLADTLARPETAEPTSSAVERASALVGVIAERAAAADETDGFVRENYELLQEAGLVEAGVPAELGGGGAELPELAEMLRTIAHACGSTALAFAMHTHQVAIPAWRWRHQGVTAVEPLLRRIAAERLILLSSGGSDWIGGSGKAEKVDGGYRVTARKAFTSGAEAGSILMTGAIFDAGDGTRSVIHFGASMKAPEVHIEDTWHTLGMRGTGSNDVVIDNLFIPDQNVAFSRKSGEWHPVFQVIATLAFPLIYAVYLGVAESARDLALEAARKRPVSDDTTRLAGRMETELRAAQLAHRWMLDVAMRNSPSAESVNEVMIARSLTARHAIKAVELAMEVVGGASFYRANGLERRFRDIQGARYHPLQAGPQERYAGAVALGQPVANIF; translated from the coding sequence ATGCAAGGACTGGCAGACACCCTGGCTCGCCCCGAAACGGCAGAGCCGACATCGAGTGCAGTCGAGCGAGCGAGCGCACTGGTCGGCGTTATTGCCGAACGGGCGGCCGCCGCGGACGAGACCGACGGCTTCGTCCGCGAAAACTACGAACTGCTGCAGGAGGCCGGGCTTGTCGAAGCCGGCGTGCCGGCAGAGCTTGGCGGTGGCGGCGCAGAGCTTCCGGAGCTTGCCGAAATGCTGCGGACGATCGCCCATGCCTGTGGTTCGACCGCTCTTGCCTTCGCCATGCACACTCATCAGGTCGCCATTCCCGCCTGGCGCTGGCGCCACCAGGGCGTGACGGCGGTGGAGCCACTGCTGCGGCGGATCGCGGCCGAGCGGCTGATCCTGCTTTCAAGCGGCGGGTCGGACTGGATCGGCGGTTCGGGAAAGGCGGAGAAGGTCGACGGGGGCTACCGCGTGACCGCGCGCAAGGCCTTCACTTCCGGGGCGGAGGCAGGCAGCATCCTGATGACCGGCGCCATCTTCGACGCCGGTGACGGAACCCGCTCCGTCATTCATTTCGGTGCGTCGATGAAGGCGCCTGAAGTGCACATCGAGGATACGTGGCACACGCTCGGCATGCGCGGCACCGGTTCCAACGACGTCGTCATCGACAACCTGTTCATTCCCGACCAGAACGTCGCCTTTTCGCGCAAGAGCGGCGAGTGGCATCCCGTCTTCCAGGTCATCGCGACGCTCGCCTTCCCGCTGATCTACGCGGTGTACCTGGGGGTGGCGGAAAGCGCGCGGGACCTGGCCCTGGAGGCTGCCCGCAAGCGACCGGTATCCGACGACACGACACGGCTTGCCGGTCGCATGGAGACGGAGCTGCGGGCGGCACAGCTTGCCCACCGGTGGATGCTGGACGTCGCCATGCGCAACAGCCCGTCAGCGGAGAGCGTCAACGAGGTGATGATTGCTCGCTCACTTACGGCGCGGCACGCCATCAAGGCCGTGGAACTTGCAATGGAGGTAGTGGGAGGTGCGTCATTCTACCGGGCAAACGGACTGGAGCGGCGCTTCCGCGACATCCAGGGCGCGCGCTATCATCCACTGCAGGCGGGGCCGCAGGAGCGCTACGCCGGGGCCGTCGCGCTCGGGCAGCCGGTGGCGAATATCTTCTAG
- a CDS encoding YcgN family cysteine cluster protein, whose amino-acid sequence MTELPFWKTKSLEEMDQREWESICDGCGLCCLNKLEDWETGDVVFTSVRCRLMDGTSCRCTDYENRQATVPECIQLTPSAVDEIVWLPPTCGYRLLREGHDLYWWHPLVSGDPETVHQAGISARGHETVSETDVPVEDFEEYVVDWPWKVGEAANGPPAGDAGPERSDTDLPDPARTVTG is encoded by the coding sequence ATGACCGAACTGCCCTTCTGGAAGACGAAATCGCTGGAGGAGATGGACCAGCGCGAATGGGAGAGCATCTGCGACGGCTGCGGTCTTTGCTGTCTCAACAAGCTGGAGGACTGGGAAACCGGCGACGTCGTCTTCACCTCCGTCCGCTGCCGGCTGATGGATGGCACGAGCTGCCGCTGCACCGACTATGAGAACCGCCAGGCGACGGTGCCGGAGTGCATCCAGCTGACGCCGTCGGCGGTCGACGAGATCGTCTGGCTGCCGCCTACCTGCGGATACCGACTGCTGCGCGAAGGCCACGACCTCTACTGGTGGCATCCGCTGGTTTCCGGCGATCCCGAAACCGTCCACCAGGCCGGCATCTCCGCCCGCGGCCACGAGACCGTCAGCGAAACGGACGTCCCGGTGGAGGATTTCGAGGAGTACGTGGTGGACTGGCCGTGGAAGGTGGGGGAGGCGGCCAATGGGCCGCCGGCAGGAGATGCCGGACCCGAGAGATCCGACACTGATCTCCCCGATCCGGCCCGCACCGTCACCGGCTAG